A region of the Arachis hypogaea cultivar Tifrunner chromosome 15, arahy.Tifrunner.gnm2.J5K5, whole genome shotgun sequence genome:
GTAGTCAGTCATGCCGTTATCTCTCAAGGCTTGATCCTGCATAACCCTCTCCATGTTTGTTGTCCAACCATACTCACCTGTGACCAAATAGCAAGTTGAATCAACAATCCTATCCGAAACCACAAATTAATATATTGTTCCTTACCATGTTCAAATGAAACTCCTAGTGAATGTTATTTTTGCCTATTTAAGGCAATTTTTTCCAAGTGTTGTCCCAAATAAGGATTGTCTTAGACAAAAAATATTGTAGTGACTCTAAACCTCCTCCTGCATCAGCTTGCCCATTTTTCATCGTTTCGTTTCTGGTCACATCACCTTCACCGCCACCATTTTGCCTCCCAATTCCAGCCTCTCACATTCTTCCACTCCTTTAAGAATGTATCACGTGTGCATATCAAGAAAGTATCAAGAAGTAGTTAGAAGTCCTTAACCAACTCTGGTAGCTCCTACAGAATTATGTTGGTCTCTTCATATTGTATATATAAGTAGGCTCTTGTGTTTGAAATTGTGGTAGACTTGTATTCAATTATTAATTGTCAGTAATTGAGTAATATTCAGTTTTATACTGTTAAGATCCATTGGTTTCTTATTCTCCAAGATTTTGATAGTGGAATGATTCAGTTTCTTCAAGATCAGTTCATATTGTTGCTGCAGTTTTCTTCATCTCTAAGCAATCCTTATAGAACTTCTATATGTGGTATCTAGAGCCTCACGGTTATCATAGTCATGGATGATTCATCATGCAACACTACTCCTGAGCATTCTATAGATTCAGATTCTGGCAATTCTTCAGCTTATCATAATGTTGTAAGTAGCCCCAACAACTTTTCTTTCTTACCTCAGTTCTTCAATTCTCGTCCTTTCAACCCTATCAGTGACAAGCTTGGTGAAAGCAATCACAAAATTAACGTGACAACAATAAGAAATTGCAGTTATTCGAGGTCAAGACTTGGGGGATCATATATAGAAAGATCGAGCTCCTCCAAGATTTGCAAGCCCTAAGgatcaacaaaatggtgttgaaTCTTATTGATATAAATAGTAGTTACAAGATAACTACAATCTGCAATCCTATTTCTTGGCTTCTATGAATGCAGAATTCAAAAGCAAAATGGTTGAAATCTCTTTCAGCCATGAAATTTGGGACTAAATTGAAGATTACTTTGCTCAATCTACCAAATACCATGTCAAGCAACTCAACACAAATCAAGACTATCAAGAACAAGGTTTATCGACATCTGGCTACAATTTTAAGATAAAAGACATAGCAGATTCTTTAGCAGCTTTGGAATCACCCCTTACAGTTGAAGAACATGTTAATGGACTCTTTGAAAGTTTGAATGAGGATTACCAAATGCTCATACACATGGTGAATTCAAAACGTGAATTGTTTAGTCTTTGTGAGGTTGAAACACAAATTATGATTTTTGAGGATATGTTAGAAAAGTTTTGAAAGACAGATTCCTTTATGATCCAAGCTAACTTTACACAAAGCTCCTTCCCTGCATTACCAAATCCTGGTAGAGGATTCTCTGGAAGAAGGGATAGAGGAGGAACTCTCAAGAAGATTTAATCATGGAGGCAGTTTTTTCTTCATTCACTTGGCCGTTTTTGCCACACTGCTTGTCACTGCTTCAATCAATTTAATCCATCGATTCCTCCTCCATCCTACACAAGTTTTACAAACTTCTCAGTATGCAAAATCTGTCAACACCTATACTTCTACACTAAACATCAACTCTACAACCACACCTCCACCTCCTACACCATCATTTCACCACCCAACTACATTCATGGCTATCCTATCTTCTGTGGCTTTCAAGTTGGTATCGTAATACTGGAGTTTCACATCATGTGACTCCAGATTCTTCAATATTCTTGTCATCATCTAAAACCAAAATTGGTCTATAATTGGTCATCTAAAACCAAAAGCTCTCACTACTAGTGTTAGTCATGAACAACAAACTGAGCTTCCTCCTAAATCTGCTACTACTGCATTAACAATTCCTCATTGCTGGAAAGAAGCCATGCTTGAGGAATTTAATGCTTTAACTAGAACTAAGACATAGAATCTTGTGCCAAAACCtgaaaatgctaaaattgttgTATGTAAATAGATCTTTACCATTAAAAGACCTCACAATGTTAAGGTTAAAAAATATAATGCCAGATTGGTGGCACAAGGCTTTCATGGATCTGAAGGCGTTGATTTTATTTGAACATGTTTTCTCTCCTGCAATTGGATCTATAACTATTAGAATCATTCTTAGTATAACTTTATCTAACAATTGGGATATTAGGCGATTTGATTTCAATAGTACATTATTGAATGGAGATTTAAATGAAACAATTTATATGTATCAACCTGTTGGCTTTACTCAAGAGGCTGAAACTCATGTATGCAAGTTAAATAAATCTCTCTATGGATTAAAACAATTCCCAAGAGAGTGATTCTTTTAATTagctctatatatttttttttttcaattaaatctctataccatatcaaattttataattaagtttttgccgtcacaaaaatattagaatcaactgaatattctgttaaataaaatataatattcatTCAAGTAGTGTTAGGTATATTCATTttgtttaacagaatattctgttaattcaaatatttttatcacgacaaaaatttaattacaaaatctaatatagtataaggacccaattgaaaagaaaaaaaaagtataaaaacttaattaaaaatttagtaaaattatagaatAATTTGCAAAATCTGACACTTCTTTAGTTCTGTGGTTGGTACCCTTTAATATGTCACTATTATAAGACCAGATTTAAGCTTTACAATTCGGATTGGACTGGGAACTTGGAGGATAGGAGGTCAGTTTCAGATTACTGTGTTTATCTTGGTACTAATTTAACTTCATGGTCTTGTAGTTAGCAAACTACCATTTCATAGTCTTCCACCGAAGTAGAATTTCTTAGCCTTGCAGCGTGTGAAGCAAAAATCACTTGGGTGTAGAACCTCTTACATAATATAAAGTTGTCCACTTCTCCAACTATATTCTTTGATAACTTGAGTACTGTTCTATTAATCGAAAATATAGTATTTCATGATAAAACAAAACATGTTCGGCTAGACatttaatttgttagagtaaaAGTTCAAAACAAGAGCTTGCAAGTGGTGCACATTATTTATGGAGTTGAACAAATTGTTGATATTTTGACAAAGCCTTTATCATCAACAACATTTGCGAGACTTAAACTCAAGCTCAGGAATGTTCCAAAATCCAACTTGAACTTGAGGGAGAGGGTATTAAAGCTGACGACAAGTGTGTAGATCAAGAAAGTATCAAGAAGTAATTAGAAGTCCCTAACTAACTCTGGTAGCTTCTGCAGAGTTATGTTGATCTCATGTATATATAAGTAGGCTCTTGTGTTTGAAATTGTGATAAACATGTATTTTCAATTGTTAATTGTTAGTCTTTGAGTAATATTCAGTCTTATAGTCTAAAGATCCATTGGTTTCTCGTTCTCCAAGATTCTGATAGTGGAATGATTTTGTTTTCTTCAAGATCAGTTCATACTGCTGCTGTAGTTTTTTTAATCTCTAAGCAATCCTTAtaaaacttttatatatatatatatatatatatatatatatatatatatatatatatatttatataagagCGGGACGGATCCTGTTATCGTGGggccaataacatatataatattaaagaaatatgcaaataaattataatgtaagatgcattacaaaaatataccgatagagaatatatatttaaagtaCAAACAAAATATGCATActtttactaacgaagtggtaCACGTCGATTtttcatatcataaaattcatcgataaagAATCGGTGTCAAATCTTTCAGCAATCTTCTTCTCAATGTAAatcaaaagacaattagcaagaaattcatcttccattttatttctgagtctattcttcacaatattcatagctgaaaaagatctctcagttgtagcagttgaaacaggGAGAGTTAATACCAAGCGAATCAAACGATCAATCAAAAGATATGTTAAAGACTTTTCTGTCTTCGTTAATCCTTGACATAACTCCGAAATTGTGCACAAGTTAGTTAACTCACATGATTAGGAATATCAAATTCATAATGTTGAGCTTGCATTCTAATGTGAAATTTCTCTTGGTCACTGAAGTCACCTGGATAAAATCGTTCTACTAATTCACATACTTTGTTGACACTGAAGAACTTATAATTATCTCTGGGATCTAAAGTTGAACTTAAAGTAAGCAATTCCACCATATTATCATTGAATCTTCCATTAAGCTCTTGCAACTGTGTATCAATTACAGCCAGAAATAAATTAACACGGTAATGATGCTCCACTGAAATTTGGTCAACAATTTTGCGAGTTCGGCCTCTTCTAGGAATATGCAATGCATTCATATCAGGAACTTCAACTTCATGTTTCTCACAAAACAATATAACTTCTTTTATGAAAGCCTCCCAACTTGATTCTCTCATTCGTTGGATTAAAGTCTTGGTAGTAGAAACCAGAGTTAAAGCATTCAATATGTCTTGATTTTTTCGTTGCAAAGCTTGACAAAGATCATGACTAACTTCCAAAATATTTCTCATCAAATGCAAAACAAAGACAAATTCAAAGGATGTGATAGCATCATAAGCAGCACTAGCATCACCACGAGTGGAGAAATTACTTTTTCAGTGCTTTTTTTAAGAACTTCACAAGTAGCATCAAACATGCATAGCAAGCTACGTATAGAATTCAAATGAGACCCTATCTAGTATCTCCAGCTCTTTGCAAAGTACCAATTTGATTAAGTCCACTACCTGTCACAAGTTGATCATCGGCAATTAAGTTTGCAACATTATTTGCTTGAGCAACCCTTAACTGATCATGACGTTTAGGAGAATCAGTCACAACATTCACAATTagtgtaagttttgaaaagaattgatgAACATAGCAAACTTCTTTGGCTGCAGAAACAAGTGCTAATTGTAATCGATGAGCAAGACAGTGAATGTAATAAGCAAAAGGGCAATCTTTCAAAAAtagagcttgcaatccattccatTCACCACGCATATTACTAGCTCCATCATACCCTTGTCCCCTAAGATTTTGAACATCAAGATTATGACGAGAAAGAACTGATGAAATTTCTGTTTTCAATGTCAAAGAACACGTATCAGAAACATGTATAAGATCAAAAAATCTTTCTTGAACACAACCGTGCTTGTCTACAAATCTCAAAATCACAGACATTTGTCCTCGCTTTGACTCATCTCTTGCTTCatcaataattatacaaaatttagaatCACCAATTTCTTCTCGAATTGTTGCACGCACTTTTCTAGCAAAGATATGTAATATATCTTTTTGAACACCGGGAGATATATATTGAGCATTTCCAGGAGCATTTTCAAGAACAACATTATTAACATTCTGATTACAGGAAGCCAAAAGcttaattaactcaataaaatttcTCCTATTCAAAGATCCAGGACTTTCATCATCGCCTCTAAATGCACATGCTTGAAATGTAAGCCATCGAATAGCATCAATAGATGTCTTCAACCTTAAGCGGTTATTTGCAATAGTTTCATCACTATGCCTATCAAGAACTTTGTCTATATGCTTAGATTGAGCCATTAAATCATCACAAGATTTCATACATAAATTATGGGGAGAATTAGGAATAGAACCCTCGTGACATACAAATGCATAATTCACTCCATtgtttactttcttccaattACTAAATCCTAACTCTGGAAATGCATTTTTTCCATCATTGCGagcaccataatgtttaccaaacAAGTAGCAAGGCAAACAAAAAGCAGCATTTTTTTCTGGTGAATATTCTAACTGAAGAACGAATGATTGacagtttagaattcagaataaatttccgttgcaagtatagtttctaaaccaagcaatcatcctttcttacaaacgttttggttgtcacaagtagcaaacccaataaaatttataaaccgaagtattcaaacctcgggtcgtcttctcaaggaattgcagggaggtgttcttattattagttatggaaaatagtgtttttgggttttgaaaggtttgaacaaggaaaataaattgcaggaattaataaattaatatataataaaactcttggcaaggtatgaaaattcggaagtcctatcctagttatccttatgagaattgagtttaatcccacttagttaacctttacgaaagcaagggaaagtcaagtggactaattagttagatccccaagtcctaaccaactcctaaggaaagactagagttagtggaattcaattcaattagcaaaaataacaattaacaatcacgataagtttgataactcaagagcctccagttaatcaattaaagccaagaatataaaaagctaaataagaatcataaatctgaaatacctcgattgcattaataaaagaaaatcaatccaaacataaagagttcataaactaaattgataaaataaataaaaggaacattgaacctgtgattgcagaagataaaatcctaatcctaatataaatcctaatcctaatcctaagagagagaggagagaacctctctctctagaaactacatctaaacctaaaattatgaattatgagcttatcattatgaatgaatggatttccccactttatagcctctaatctgtgttttctgggctgcaaactgggttgaaaacagcccaaaaatcgctggagaagaaatctgccacgctgattttcgtcactgcgacgcgtccgcgtggagcacgcgttcgcgttgtctagcgtcagggcaactatagcatattatatatcaaatcgaagccccggacgttagctttccaaagcaactagaaccgcgtcgtttggacctctgtagctcaagttacgactgttttagtgcgagagggtcaagctgacaactttgcagttccttcaacttcttatattccttccacttttgcatgcttcctttccatcctctgagccattcctgccctgtaatctctgaaaacacttaacacacatatcacggcatcgaatggtaataagagatgatttaaaattagcaatttaaaggcccagaaaacatgttttcaattatagcacaagatcagaaaggaaaatgtaaaacatgcagatcatatgaataagtgggtaaaaagctgataaaaaccactcaaattagcacaagataaatcataaaatagtggtttatcactaacCAACTTGGAAATTTCTTAAACCAAGAAGATTGAAAATATCGACGGTGATTGTTATTACCAGAAGCTGGATAGCTAATATTTGTTGGTTGGTATGGCCCAGCTATTATATGCTCTACAAATCTTATCACGTTCATTGACATTATACTGCCAAATTGGACGTCGCTTTCCTGAATCCCTTTCTAGTAAAGAGATATCAACATCTCTTTCTAATCTTGGAACTTTGGCTTTTTGTTGATGTGTATTTTGAGTAAGATTAGAGAGTTCACTTACTTGAACTTCTTGTGAAACAAGATTAGAGGGTTGACTTGTTTGAACTCTAACATCATCAGTAACTTTTCTCTTAaaaattgcatcaattttactttgctttttcatcataaaatgttctaattttttgttacctgaaaaaaaattaaataattatatactcaCATGAATAAACAAAGtctgaatattttttattaattaaacatcaataacaatatttttttactaagtcattatcaatttcactaaaaataaaaaataaaaaaaagaaaataaatcttaaaaatgAATAGACTATTTATCTATAATTTGTGtgatcacaaaaaaaataaaattatattattttattttatagtcaaaaaatatgatttattaattaataattttatataattatataaaaaaataaaaaatagaatgagtAGAGTAGTGATTAGTGAATACCTTTGCTAATTGCTATAAGCCTATGATTGAAGATCGAAGCCACTAAGCCAGGCTGTGAGGGCGTACAGTGTactccaagaaaagaaaagaccGAATGTTTCAAAAAGGAAAAACATAAAAGTAAGAGAAGGTCACACGTAGTGTTTATTATTTAggagtttaaaaaaatttaaaaattattatattttatttgagttaGGCCTTTTAATttatactattatttttaaaaaaaaaaaaaaaaaactggaggaccAGGCCTTTACTTGCCCCCATATATCCGTCCATATATAAGAGTGTAGCTCGGTGGCAAGGAATCTGCATGGATGAGGTCCTTATTAGGTCAAACTTTAGTCTCTCCGTTTTGGAATTATTTTCGCTGGTCCACTGATGCACCTATAAAGCGTCTTTTCCATGCTTCCGCTGAAGTGCTGGTGCACGATAGACTCACATGGTTTAGCATGGGGTAGGTGGTCCAATTGTATTCAGGTTCGATCAATTTTTATCTGGTTTGACCAAATTTAACTGGTTTGTAACAAAAACAGTCTTTGTCTTAGACCGAACCAATTTAAGATAAATCGGTTTTAGAGTCAAACTGGatctaataataatgataaaattgtattttgataaaataatttttaaaatttaaaaattctataataaatactaatataagaattaaatttaaaaatttattagagTATAAAATTTTActagattttttaatttagataaactctatcttaaaatatttttaaaatatttttattttttaaaaattacaagtacaaccacagtttttttttttaatttacaaaaacaagcagaaaaagaatAAGCACTATTAAAAAAgttttaacacaaaaaaaaaaaaaaaccttctgGTGAGCATTATTCTTTGTTACTAGCAGCTTCAGCTGTTAGCCTAAAAGTTGGAATAGCTAGCAAGTGTGTGGTTCTTGGTATAGTGATGCCAAATGTTTCATTCATGTCTAATTCATCACAAGACATGCCAAAAGGAAGCTCCCAGTTAAAGCAATGCACCAACTGAGCCACAACAAACTTGATAGTTGCAAATCCCAATTGAGCTCCAGGGCACCCTCTTCGACCAGAACCAAATGGTATGAATCTAAAGTCACGTCCAAGAATGTCTACATTATCATGTTCAAATCTCTCTGGATAGAACTTCTCTGCATTTTCTGACCAAACTCTTGGATCCCTTCCAATTGCCCATGCGTTTATTATGATTCTTGtatttttctttatgtaataacCATCAACAACGACGTCGTTTCGAGATTCATGAGGCAATAGCAAAGGTGCAACTGGGTATAATCTTAAGGTCTCTTTCACAACCATATCCAAATAAGGCATATTCTCTATTTCACTCTCTTCAACTTGTTTATTAATTCCTCCAACTACATGTTGTATCTCATGTTGAAGTTTCTTCATCACACTTGGATGCTTTAGTAGCTCTGACATAACCCATTCAATTGCCGAAGTTGATGATTCATATGTTGCACCAATCATGTCCATTATAATAGCCTTGATGTCATTTCTTGTTATAACATGTTCGTGTTCTTCATCAGGATCCAT
Encoded here:
- the LOC112749191 gene encoding uncharacterized protein, translating into MAQSKHIDKVLDRHSDETIANNRLRLKTSIDAIRWLTFQACAFRGDDESPGSLNRRNFIELIKLLASCNQNVNNVVLENAPGNAQYISPGVQKDILHIFARKVRATIREEIGDSKFCIIIDEARDESKRGQMSVILRFVDKHGCVQERFFDLIHVSDTCSLTLKTEISSVLSRHNLDVQNLRGQGYDGASNMRGEWNGLQALFLKDCPFAYYIHCLAHRLQLALVSAAKEVCYVHQFFSKLTLIVNVVTDSPKRHDQLRVAQANNVANLIADDQLVTGSGLNQIGTLQRAGDTR